The following are from one region of the Streptococcus sp. 1643 genome:
- the mgtA gene encoding magnesium-translocating P-type ATPase, which produces MKTTKERLATAIHTPLNETLSFYKTSLTGLTEEQVEKNRDLYGENTITKGQEDSILKKIYESIINPFTIILLVIAMISMVTNVWLAKPGQEDPTTSIIIVVLVLISGGIRFVQELRSDKAATNLSKMIVNTATVIREGQSLEVAIEDLVVGDIVKLSAGDMIPADLILIESRDFFVQQSGLTGESDSVEKLALSKMSQSNFDSLLEAEALAFMGTNVISGSAKALILAVGDDTMMGEIEQTLNTYDEPTSFEREMNSISWLLIRLMLVMVPIVFLSNGLTDGDWLEAGVFALSVGVGLTPEMLPMIITASLAKGSIIMAKEKVVIKKLNAIQDLGAIDILCTDKTGTLTQDEIVLEYPLDIHGDLDLSVLRRAYLNSYFQTGLKNLMDRAIISRTEKEAKEHAILQNLDTSFQKIDELPFDFERRRMSVIVKDENEVVSLVTKGALEEMLAISAHVEYQGQISPLTDDIRVEILKEVDQLNQQGLRVLGVAYKTGLKEGFAYSVEDEKEMILTGYLAFLDPPKPSAAPAIQALLEHGVQTKILTGDNEKVTQAVCEKVGLDVDQILLGSDIDAMTDEELAQAVEKVTVFAKLSPDQKARIILQIKSNGHCVGYMGDGINDAPSMKVADVGISVDTAVDIAKETADVILLDKDLMVLEKGLVEGRKVYANMTKYIKMTVSSNFGNIFSLLVSGIFLPFLPMAPIHLIVLNLVYDLSCIALPFDNVDEDFLKHPHKWEAKSITRFMIWMGPISSAFDILTFILLYFVIVPMATGQAYAHGAESATGFIILFQTGWFIESMWSQTMVIHMLRSAKLPFLQSRPSWFVLGTTLLAASFVTFLPYSSIASLLHLTPLEPIYFLFLLLIIVLYMISVTVVKRLYIKKFKSWL; this is translated from the coding sequence ATGAAAACTACAAAAGAAAGATTAGCAACAGCTATTCACACACCCTTAAACGAAACTCTATCTTTTTATAAGACAAGTCTAACAGGCTTGACTGAGGAGCAGGTGGAGAAAAATCGTGACCTATATGGCGAAAACACCATCACCAAGGGTCAAGAAGACAGTATCCTCAAAAAGATTTACGAATCTATTATCAATCCATTTACAATCATCCTGCTGGTCATCGCTATGATCTCCATGGTGACCAATGTCTGGTTGGCGAAGCCTGGACAAGAAGATCCGACGACCTCTATCATCATCGTCGTTCTCGTATTGATTTCTGGTGGCATACGCTTTGTCCAAGAACTGCGGAGTGACAAGGCTGCGACCAATCTATCAAAAATGATTGTGAACACTGCCACAGTTATTCGCGAAGGCCAGAGTTTAGAGGTCGCAATTGAAGATTTGGTCGTTGGAGATATAGTCAAGTTAAGTGCTGGGGATATGATACCAGCAGACCTCATTTTAATTGAATCACGCGATTTCTTTGTTCAACAGTCTGGTTTGACAGGTGAAAGTGACTCGGTTGAAAAACTAGCCTTGTCAAAAATGAGTCAGTCAAACTTTGATAGTCTGCTAGAAGCAGAAGCACTCGCCTTTATGGGAACCAATGTGATATCAGGGAGTGCCAAGGCTTTGATCCTAGCGGTCGGCGATGACACTATGATGGGAGAAATCGAGCAAACTCTCAATACCTATGACGAACCGACCTCTTTTGAACGGGAGATGAACAGCATCTCTTGGCTCTTGATCCGTTTGATGTTGGTCATGGTTCCCATCGTGTTTCTCTCCAATGGCTTGACAGATGGCGACTGGCTGGAAGCAGGTGTGTTTGCACTGAGTGTTGGTGTTGGATTGACACCTGAGATGCTTCCTATGATCATCACGGCCAGTCTAGCAAAAGGCTCCATTATCATGGCCAAGGAAAAAGTCGTCATCAAAAAACTCAATGCCATACAGGACCTAGGTGCTATTGATATCCTATGCACGGATAAAACCGGAACCCTTACCCAAGATGAAATTGTCCTTGAATATCCTTTGGATATACATGGAGATTTGGATTTGTCTGTGTTGAGACGGGCCTACCTCAATTCCTATTTTCAAACCGGTTTGAAAAACTTGATGGACCGTGCCATTATCAGTAGAACTGAAAAAGAAGCTAAAGAACACGCTATTCTACAAAATTTGGATACTAGCTTCCAAAAAATAGATGAATTACCTTTTGATTTTGAACGCAGACGGATGAGTGTCATCGTCAAGGATGAGAACGAAGTTGTTAGTTTGGTAACCAAGGGTGCCCTAGAGGAAATGCTTGCGATCTCAGCCCATGTGGAATATCAAGGTCAGATTAGCCCTCTGACGGATGATATCCGAGTGGAAATCTTAAAAGAAGTAGATCAACTTAATCAACAGGGATTGCGAGTCTTGGGAGTTGCCTATAAAACAGGCCTAAAAGAAGGTTTTGCTTACTCCGTTGAAGATGAAAAAGAGATGATTCTAACAGGATATCTTGCCTTTCTAGATCCACCAAAACCATCAGCAGCACCTGCTATCCAAGCTTTGTTAGAACACGGTGTTCAAACAAAGATCTTGACGGGGGACAATGAGAAGGTGACCCAAGCAGTTTGCGAAAAAGTTGGTCTAGACGTTGATCAAATCTTGTTGGGTTCTGATATTGACGCCATGACGGACGAAGAATTGGCTCAAGCAGTTGAGAAGGTGACTGTCTTTGCCAAACTCTCTCCGGATCAAAAAGCACGAATCATTTTACAAATCAAATCGAATGGACATTGTGTCGGCTATATGGGAGATGGGATCAATGATGCCCCTTCTATGAAAGTGGCAGATGTGGGGATTTCTGTTGATACAGCAGTAGATATTGCCAAAGAAACGGCTGATGTCATTTTGTTAGATAAGGATTTGATGGTGCTTGAAAAAGGGCTGGTTGAAGGACGCAAAGTCTATGCTAATATGACCAAATATATCAAGATGACGGTCAGCTCTAATTTCGGGAACATTTTCTCTCTGTTAGTGTCTGGTATCTTTTTACCTTTCCTTCCTATGGCTCCGATTCACTTGATTGTGTTAAACCTCGTCTACGACCTTTCTTGCATTGCCTTGCCATTTGATAATGTGGATGAAGACTTTTTGAAGCATCCTCATAAGTGGGAGGCTAAGTCTATTACTCGTTTTATGATTTGGATGGGTCCGATTTCGTCTGCCTTTGATATTTTGACCTTTATCTTACTCTATTTTGTCATTGTCCCAATGGCGACAGGCCAAGCCTATGCTCACGGAGCAGAGTCTGCAACGGGCTTTATCATCTTGTTCCAGACAGGTTGGTTCATTGAATCCATGTGGTCCCAAACCATGGTTATCCATATGCTTCGTTCAGCAAAACTTCCTTTCTTACAAAGTCGTCCATCATGGTTTGTTCTTGGGACAACCTTGCTAGCGGCTAGTTTTGTGACCTTCCTTCCCTACTCTTCAATTGCTAGCCTGCTTCATTTAACCCCTTTGGAACCAATTTATTTCCTCTTTTTGCTTTTGATTATCGTTCTCTATATGATAAGTGTTACAGTTGTGAAACGATTGTATATCAAAAAATTTAAAAGTTGGTTATAA
- the spx gene encoding transcriptional regulator Spx, which yields MIKIYTVSSCTSCKKAKTWLNAHQLSYKEQNLGKEGITREELLDILTKTDNGIASIVSSKNRYAKALGVDIEDLSVNEVLNLIMETPRILKSPILVDEKRLQVGYKEDDIRAFLPRSVRNVENAEARLRAAL from the coding sequence ATGATCAAAATTTATACAGTCTCAAGTTGTACTAGCTGTAAAAAAGCGAAAACCTGGCTCAATGCCCACCAGTTAAGTTATAAAGAACAAAATCTCGGTAAAGAAGGAATTACAAGAGAAGAGTTATTAGATATTCTCACGAAAACAGATAATGGAATTGCCAGTATCGTTTCGTCAAAAAACCGCTACGCTAAGGCACTTGGAGTTGACATCGAGGATTTGAGTGTCAATGAAGTGCTCAACTTAATCATGGAAACACCACGGATCTTAAAGAGTCCGATTCTCGTTGACGAGAAGCGCCTACAAGTCGGCTATAAAGAAGATGATATCCGTGCCTTCTTGCCACGCTCTGTCCGTAATGTAGAAAATGCAGAAGCACGTCTACGTGCAGCTCTATAA
- a CDS encoding DUF1292 domain-containing protein, which produces MSHDHNHDHEERELITLVDEQGNETLFEILLTIDGKEEFGKNYVLLVPVNAEEDENGEVEIQAYSFIENEDGTEGELQPIPEDSEDEWNMIEEVFNSFMEE; this is translated from the coding sequence ATGTCACACGATCACAACCATGACCACGAAGAACGTGAATTGATTACACTAGTAGATGAGCAAGGAAATGAAACCTTGTTTGAAATTCTTTTGACCATCGATGGGAAAGAAGAATTTGGTAAAAACTATGTTCTGCTAGTGCCAGTTAACGCAGAAGAAGATGAAAATGGTGAAGTTGAAATCCAAGCTTACTCATTCATCGAAAATGAAGATGGAACAGAAGGCGAATTGCAACCAATCCCAGAAGACTCAGAAGACGAATGGAACATGATTGAAGAAGTCTTCAACAGCTTTATGGAGGAGTAA
- a CDS encoding SP_0198 family lipoprotein, which produces MKTKTFTLSIASLAILSLLAACGPKEQASTQPSAQQSSTQQESSSSAATSASQPQASSSQDTAAAAQPTNIDGTYTGKDENDQITLVVTGKTGTWTEVEPDGDKEIKQVSFEPENQRVIIGDDVKIYAVNGNQMIIDDMDREASDRVVLTK; this is translated from the coding sequence ATGAAAACGAAAACATTCACACTTTCTATTGCTTCTTTAGCAATTCTTAGTCTTTTAGCAGCTTGTGGGCCTAAGGAACAAGCATCTACCCAGCCATCTGCTCAACAATCATCTACTCAACAAGAATCATCTTCTAGTGCGGCTACCAGTGCTAGTCAACCACAGGCGTCCTCAAGCCAGGACACCGCTGCGGCAGCTCAACCGACTAATATTGATGGTACCTATACTGGAAAAGATGAGAACGACCAGATCACTCTTGTTGTAACAGGCAAAACTGGTACATGGACTGAGGTCGAACCAGATGGAGATAAGGAAATCAAGCAAGTCAGCTTTGAGCCAGAAAATCAACGTGTCATTATCGGAGATGATGTTAAAATTTACGCGGTTAATGGTAATCAAATGATTATCGATGACATGGACCGAGAGGCATCTGACCGAGTGGTCTTAACAAAATAG
- the cls gene encoding cardiolipin synthase: MTARKMQLLMSKYGFSITIMLAELFIVFGLFLYLGQMAPIVWIILVILVSLATIVSIVNRSMNPESKVTWLLVAFVPVFGPLLYIMFGERRLSKKEMKQLKQLQSMVDREDNSRALRLELKEQDKSAYGVIKSLLSMDTNADVYDRTDTQFFASGESMWHQMLEDLKKAEKFIFLEYYIIEEGLMWNSILEILEEKAAQGVEVKLLYDDIGCMATLPGDYTIQLRGRGIEAHKFNKVIPRLTVAYNNRDHRKIMIIDGQIAYTGGVNLADEYINHIERFGYWKDSGIRLDGPAVKAFTRLFLSAWYINRGEISDFDQYHLENQPKDGMGLCIPYSSGPKPIYRAQVGKTVYQNLINQATDYVYITTPYLIADYDLTESIKNAALRGVDVRIVTPCIPDKKVIQLVTRGAYPDLLSAGVRIYEYSPGFLHSKQMLVDGEAATVGTINFDYRSLLHHYENAVLLYRTQSIIDIERDFEEIFKVSQEIYPHTIKTSWYQSLIKEIVQLFAPML, from the coding sequence ATGACAGCTAGAAAAATGCAGCTACTCATGTCCAAATATGGTTTTAGTATTACAATCATGTTGGCAGAGTTGTTTATCGTCTTTGGTTTGTTTCTCTATCTAGGCCAGATGGCTCCAATTGTCTGGATTATCCTAGTCATTTTAGTGAGTTTAGCGACCATTGTATCGATTGTCAATCGATCTATGAATCCTGAGAGTAAGGTAACATGGCTGTTAGTAGCCTTTGTACCAGTGTTTGGCCCCTTACTCTATATTATGTTTGGAGAGCGTCGTTTATCTAAAAAGGAAATGAAGCAGCTAAAGCAGCTCCAATCAATGGTTGATCGAGAGGACAATAGCAGAGCCCTCCGTTTGGAGTTAAAGGAACAAGACAAGTCGGCTTACGGCGTTATCAAATCACTCCTCAGCATGGACACGAATGCCGATGTCTATGATCGAACGGATACACAATTTTTTGCATCTGGTGAAAGCATGTGGCATCAGATGCTAGAGGATCTCAAGAAAGCTGAGAAGTTTATCTTTCTCGAATACTATATCATCGAAGAAGGTTTGATGTGGAATAGTATTTTGGAGATTTTGGAAGAAAAGGCAGCTCAAGGAGTAGAGGTGAAGCTTCTCTATGATGATATTGGTTGTATGGCAACCTTGCCTGGAGATTACACCATCCAGCTTCGTGGTCGAGGGATTGAAGCCCACAAATTTAATAAGGTGATTCCACGTTTGACCGTTGCTTATAACAACCGTGATCACCGTAAAATCATGATTATCGATGGTCAAATTGCCTATACAGGTGGTGTCAATCTGGCCGATGAGTATATCAACCATATCGAACGCTTTGGTTATTGGAAGGATAGCGGTATTCGTCTGGATGGACCGGCAGTTAAGGCTTTTACTAGACTCTTTTTATCTGCATGGTATATCAACCGTGGGGAGATTAGTGACTTTGACCAATACCATCTCGAAAATCAGCCCAAAGATGGGATGGGGCTCTGTATTCCCTATAGTAGTGGGCCAAAACCCATCTACAGAGCTCAAGTTGGAAAAACGGTCTATCAAAATCTTATCAATCAAGCTACAGACTATGTTTATATCACGACACCCTATCTGATTGCTGACTATGATCTCACCGAAAGTATCAAAAATGCAGCGTTGAGAGGGGTAGATGTGCGAATCGTGACGCCTTGTATCCCAGATAAGAAGGTCATCCAATTGGTTACTCGAGGAGCCTATCCAGACTTGTTATCTGCAGGGGTTCGTATTTATGAGTACAGTCCGGGATTCCTTCATAGCAAGCAAATGCTTGTCGATGGAGAGGCGGCTACTGTGGGGACCATCAATTTTGACTATCGTAGCTTGCTCCACCACTATGAAAATGCCGTCTTACTTTATAGAACGCAGTCCATCATCGATATTGAAAGGGACTTCGAAGAAATTTTTAAAGTTTCTCAAGAAATTTATCCTCACACCATCAAAACCAGCTGGTATCAAAGCCTAATCAAGGAAATTGTCCAGTTGTTTGCACCTATGCTCTAA
- a CDS encoding IreB family regulatory phosphoprotein, with translation MGFTEETVRFKLDDSNKKEISETLTDVYASLNDKGYNPINQIVGYVLSGDPAYVPRYNNARNQIRKYERDEIVEELVRYYLKGQGVDL, from the coding sequence ATGGGATTTACTGAAGAAACTGTACGGTTTAAATTGGATGATTCCAATAAGAAAGAAATTAGCGAAACATTGACAGATGTTTATGCTTCTTTGAATGACAAGGGCTACAATCCGATTAACCAGATCGTCGGTTATGTATTGAGTGGTGACCCTGCCTACGTTCCTCGTTATAACAATGCGCGAAATCAAATCCGTAAGTATGAGCGTGATGAAATTGTTGAAGAATTGGTACGCTACTACCTTAAGGGACAAGGAGTCGATCTATAA
- the ruvX gene encoding Holliday junction resolvase RuvX — translation MRIMGLDVGSKTVGVAISDPLGFTAQGLEIIQINEDQGQFGFDRIKELVDSYKVERFVVGLPKNMNNTSGPRVEASQAYGAKLEELFGLPVDYQDERLTTVAAERMLIEQADISRNKRKKVIDKLAAQLILQNYLDRKF, via the coding sequence ATGAGAATTATGGGATTGGACGTCGGTTCAAAAACAGTGGGTGTTGCCATTAGCGATCCCCTAGGCTTCACCGCTCAGGGACTTGAAATCATCCAGATCAATGAGGATCAGGGCCAGTTTGGTTTTGACCGTATCAAGGAATTGGTTGACAGCTATAAGGTAGAACGCTTTGTAGTAGGTTTGCCAAAGAACATGAACAATACCAGCGGTCCGCGAGTAGAAGCCAGTCAAGCCTATGGTGCCAAGCTAGAAGAACTCTTTGGTTTGCCGGTAGACTATCAGGATGAGCGTTTGACAACGGTCGCTGCGGAGCGTATGTTGATTGAACAAGCAGATATCAGCCGTAACAAACGCAAGAAAGTTATTGATAAGTTGGCTGCTCAGCTGATTTTGCAAAATTATTTAGATAGAAAATTTTAA
- a CDS encoding Xaa-Pro peptidase family protein, translating to MNKRVQAFLAKMQEKELDGIIINNLKNVYYLTGFWGSNGTVFISRDRQILVTDSRYIIAAKQEVTGFEIVADRDELAVIAGIVKDMGLSRVGFEDEISVSYYHRMQAAFAGIDLLPQTQFVEALRMIKDEAEIATIRKACSISDQAFCDALDFIKPGKTEIEIANFLDFRMRELGAAGLSFDTILASGINSSKPHAHPMHKPVEAGEAITMDFGCLYDHYVSDMTRTIYLGHVSDEQAEIYNTVLKANQALIDQAKAGLGFREFDKIPRDIIIDAGYGDYFTHGIGHGIGLDIHEEPYFSQTSKEVIKSGMVLTDEPGIYLDGKYGVRIEDDILITDTGCELLTLAPKELIVI from the coding sequence ATGAATAAACGTGTGCAAGCATTTCTAGCTAAAATGCAAGAAAAAGAACTAGATGGTATCATCATCAACAACCTTAAAAACGTCTATTATTTGACTGGTTTTTGGGGTTCAAATGGAACAGTCTTTATCAGCCGTGACCGTCAGATTTTGGTGACAGACTCTCGCTATATCATTGCAGCTAAGCAAGAAGTGACAGGTTTTGAGATTGTGGCTGACCGCGATGAATTGGCTGTTATTGCAGGCATTGTTAAGGATATGGGCTTGTCTCGCGTCGGTTTTGAAGACGAGATTTCGGTCTCTTATTATCACCGTATGCAGGCAGCATTTGCAGGGATCGACTTGCTTCCACAGACTCAGTTTGTTGAAGCGCTTCGTATGATTAAGGATGAGGCGGAGATTGCGACTATTCGTAAGGCATGTTCTATCTCAGACCAAGCTTTTTGCGATGCGCTTGATTTTATCAAACCAGGAAAAACTGAGATTGAAATTGCCAACTTCCTTGATTTCCGCATGCGGGAGCTAGGAGCGGCAGGCTTGTCTTTTGATACCATTTTAGCAAGTGGTATCAACTCTTCCAAACCTCACGCCCACCCAATGCACAAACCGGTTGAAGCAGGAGAAGCCATCACCATGGACTTCGGCTGTCTCTACGACCACTATGTCAGTGATATGACACGGACCATCTACCTCGGTCATGTCAGTGACGAGCAGGCAGAGATTTACAATACGGTTCTGAAAGCCAACCAAGCTCTGATTGATCAAGCCAAGGCAGGGTTAGGTTTTCGTGAATTTGACAAAATCCCTCGTGATATTATCATCGATGCAGGCTATGGTGACTACTTTACTCACGGTATTGGACACGGTATCGGACTGGATATTCACGAAGAACCTTACTTTAGCCAAACTTCCAAAGAAGTCATTAAATCTGGTATGGTCTTGACCGATGAGCCGGGTATTTATCTGGATGGAAAATACGGGGTGCGTATCGAGGATGATATCTTGATTACGGATACAGGTTGCGAATTATTGACCCTTGCTCCAAAGGAATTAATTGTTATTTAA
- a CDS encoding folylpolyglutamate synthase/dihydrofolate synthase family protein — protein MFEVEEWLHSRIGLNFRSGLGRMQRAVDLLGNPEKTYPIIHVTGTNGKGSTIAFMRELFVAHGKKVGTFTSPHIVSIHDRICINGQPIAEEDFVRIANQVKEMEKILLETHDQLSFFELLTLIALLYFKEQGVDLVLLEVGIGGLLDTTNVVTGEIAVITSIGLDHQETLGDNLEEIAKQKAGIFKAGKKAVIAKLTPEVELVCQKRARELAVELYQARRDFSLNAGDFSSNLASFSQLEISLEGAYQQENAALALETFLLFMASREEGVEEEPVRQALKKTHWVGRLERIRPQIYLDGAHNLPALTRLVEFIQGKIQQGYQVRILFGALKRKDYQGMLGYLSEQLPQVKLKVTGFDYQGSLDEKDVVGYDLIPSYGDFIREFEDKANGQNLLFVTGSLYFISEVRASLVGSDEIS, from the coding sequence ATGTTTGAAGTAGAAGAATGGCTGCATAGTCGGATTGGTTTAAACTTTAGATCTGGTCTTGGACGAATGCAGCGAGCAGTGGATTTGCTGGGGAATCCAGAGAAGACTTATCCTATTATCCACGTAACAGGGACTAACGGTAAAGGGTCAACTATTGCCTTTATGAGGGAGTTGTTTGTTGCTCATGGTAAAAAAGTTGGTACTTTTACCTCTCCTCATATCGTCAGTATCCATGATCGAATCTGTATTAATGGACAGCCGATCGCAGAGGAAGACTTTGTCCGTATAGCCAACCAAGTCAAGGAGATGGAGAAAATTCTTTTAGAAACACATGATCAATTGTCTTTCTTTGAGTTGTTGACCCTGATTGCCTTGCTTTATTTTAAAGAGCAGGGAGTGGATCTAGTTCTGCTAGAAGTGGGGATTGGTGGTTTGCTTGACACCACTAATGTCGTAACAGGAGAGATTGCAGTTATTACTTCCATTGGGCTAGATCATCAGGAGACCTTGGGCGATAATCTGGAGGAAATAGCCAAGCAGAAAGCTGGTATTTTCAAGGCTGGCAAGAAGGCGGTCATTGCCAAGCTTACTCCAGAAGTGGAGCTTGTCTGTCAAAAAAGAGCAAGAGAGCTAGCTGTTGAACTTTATCAAGCTAGGCGAGACTTCTCCTTGAATGCTGGGGATTTTTCAAGTAACCTAGCTAGTTTTTCACAACTTGAAATCAGTTTGGAGGGTGCTTATCAGCAAGAAAATGCTGCCTTGGCTTTAGAAACTTTTCTTCTGTTTATGGCGTCAAGAGAGGAAGGTGTCGAGGAAGAGCCTGTTAGACAGGCTTTGAAGAAGACACATTGGGTAGGTCGATTGGAACGGATTCGTCCGCAAATCTACCTAGATGGGGCTCACAATCTGCCAGCCTTGACTCGTCTAGTAGAGTTTATCCAGGGGAAAATCCAGCAAGGTTACCAGGTTCGCATCCTTTTTGGAGCACTTAAACGCAAGGATTATCAGGGGATGCTAGGCTATCTATCTGAGCAGTTGCCTCAGGTAAAACTTAAGGTAACAGGCTTTGACTACCAAGGCTCTCTGGATGAAAAGGATGTGGTAGGTTATGATTTGATTCCTTCCTATGGCGACTTTATCAGAGAATTTGAAGATAAGGCCAATGGCCAGAACTTGCTTTTCGTGACGGGATCCCTCTACTTTATCTCGGAAGTCCGAGCAAGTTTGGTAGGAAGCGACGAGATTAGTTGA
- a CDS encoding SP0191 family lipoprotein: MKKLLIASFALLFLLAGCGQKKETPAATTTASEPLQSNLPVLDNAEKNTVVTKTLLMPKSENGTQQTQTITYKGNQFLTLTIQQKRPVGDELKTFISENGLEETQKALLEAEEKDETIQEARKLAGFKLETKLLSETEIQTTTTYDFQVLDVKKASQLEYLKNIGLENLLKNEPSQYIADRVANGATEQ; encoded by the coding sequence ATGAAAAAGTTACTAATTGCTAGTTTTGCTCTCCTCTTTTTGCTTGCGGGATGTGGGCAAAAAAAGGAAACTCCTGCTGCTACCACAACAGCATCTGAACCTCTTCAATCAAACCTTCCCGTTTTGGACAATGCCGAAAAGAATACGGTTGTTACCAAGACCCTGTTGATGCCGAAGTCAGAAAATGGAACGCAGCAGACTCAGACCATTACCTATAAAGGTAATCAGTTTTTGACCTTGACCATTCAGCAAAAACGACCTGTCGGGGATGAACTCAAGACCTTTATCTCTGAAAATGGCCTAGAGGAGACGCAAAAAGCGCTTCTAGAAGCGGAAGAAAAGGATGAGACCATCCAAGAGGCACGCAAACTAGCAGGATTCAAACTGGAAACAAAGCTACTCAGCGAGACAGAAATCCAGACTACAACGACTTATGATTTTCAAGTATTGGACGTCAAAAAGGCATCTCAGCTGGAATATTTAAAAAATATCGGCCTTGAAAATCTCTTAAAAAACGAACCTAGCCAGTATATTGCTGACAGAGTGGCAAATGGGGCGACAGAACAATAG